The Pseudomonas sp. SCB32 DNA window GGCTGATTGCCAAGAGGCGTTACCCCTGGCTCAAAGGGCATCGGGCTTAAAATTAGTCGAGCAGAGCCCCTCGCAGGGTATGGGGTATTTCGCGGAGGTTGGCTCATGCCCGACTCTCTGACAGCCGCGCAATTGGCTCAGTTGATTCCACGTGAATGCCTAGTTACCTACCGCCTGGATGGTCAATATGTGCTCTATGACCGCGAGGGCGCCATGCGCTATCGGATTCGCCAAGCGCGCATGCTTGATTGTTGTGATCGCCAAGGCGGTGAGTTGTTTCTGGGAATGGTAATTCGCCGTCGAGCGGCATGCTTCGCAGTTATGGCGGGAGCGCAGCCGCTTGGAGTGATCGAAGGGCAGTGGTTTATTGATGTGCAAGGCGAGCGCTTTCGCTTGGTTGATGCGCCGATGCTGGATTGAAACGAGCGCATTGAGCCGACTTACGCCTCGCCTGGTGCCCCACCGGATCACCAACTGTCGGTGAAAGGTTGAGTGACATCAGAGGGTGCATCTGCCCCATCTCGAAGTCCGCACGGACAGGAGTGGCCTTTTCCGCTTGTGTGCGGTAGAGACTTCTCACTGATGGTTTGAGCGCATTTCTTCGTCCCTCTTTCGCATTGATTGATGGCTTCTCAATTCAATTCCCAGGCCATGCGCCTGGGAATTTTCCTACGCAATGCCAGGAGCGTGCCTCGCAACATCTTCCATACGGTCGGGGAGAATTCTTCCTTCCCCATCGTGTCCAGGAACTGACTATGCGCCCGTCATCAGCGTTGATTCTGCAAGATCCCGCCTCTCAGCGATCTGGTATGTCGGCCCTGCTGCATCGGCTCGGCTATGGTCACGTCCTAGAAGCGACAAGCGCCGCTCGGGCACTCGAGACTTTGCGTAAGTGTGGTGGTGTTCAGCTACTGCTTTGGGATTTGCGGACTTGTCCGACGGTTTGTCTGGACTTCCTTCTAGTTGCAGCAAGAGAACATCTCACTCATGCCCTAGTCCTTATCGGAGAGCCCGCACAGGGAACCTGGCCTGCGCTGAATAGACTGCTGCGCCTGCACGGACTCCAGGTATTGCGCCTTGAGGGGGAGGGTGTAGTCCCCGAAGGTCTGTCAGCACTGCTGCAGACCTTGGAGCTGAGCGATCCAAATACACTGGAGCTTCCAATTCTTCGGGAAATTCCAGCAGATGCAGATGTGGTAACGGCGTTGTGGCGGGGAGAAATTCTTCCCGCATTTCAGCCGAAGGTCTCGGTGAGCACTGGGCAAATTTGCGGATTTGAAGTGTTGGCGCGCTGGCAGCGGCCGGACGGCGATCTTCTAGCCCCTGATCAATTTCTGCCGGCCCTGCGTGATGCCGAACTACTTGATGCACTACTTTTCACACTGATGAGCCAGGCATTCAGCAAGCTGTCCACTCTCGGTCGTACGGACATCAAGCTAGCGTTCAATCTTGAGCCTTCACAGATTGCCCTGCCCGGATTGGCCTCTAGGGTTGAACAAAGGATGCGGCGCCAGGGAATTGATCCTCGTCGCGTCACTTTCGAGCTGACAGAAGTAGGTCTCTTGGAAGCGCCGATAGTCAGCTTGGACAATCTGCTGCGGCTTCGCATGCTCGGTTGCGGCTTGGCCATCGATGACTTCGGTAGAGGCCAGTCCACGCTGCAGCGCTTGATAGAGCTGCCCTTTACCGAATTGAAGTTGGATGCCTGCTTTGTTCAGGGGCTGGATTGCGACTCTCGTCGAGGCGCGATACTCAGCAGTGCTGTAGCGCTAGGACGAGCCTTAGAGCTGCCTGTGGTAGCTGAAGGAGTTGAAACGGAAAGGCAACTTCATCACCTGCAAGATCTTGGTTGTGAATATGCGCAAGGGTATTACTTCAGTAAGCCGGTAATGGGCGAGGCGCTGAATCGCCTGCTGCACACCAAGGCGGCTGGTAATGTGGTTAGTAGACGTTTCCGCTAGGAGTCGGCGCGAAGCAAGCATTGTTGGCAGCTCATGCCGTCACGACCACTTTTTAGCCGTCTGGGCGGCTTTTGCCCTACCGCTCTAGCCTAGTCGTCTTTTCGCTCGCCCTTCTTCTCATTTTGCTCCCGGCCGACATTTCTAGCATGGCGGTCGGGACCAATACGGCTAGGTGACGGCTCTATATATCCTCCCCTGATCCGCGCTTGATTGCGCCGCACCGAGAGATGTTTTCCCATGTGATCACTTCGTCAGACATTTCCTACGAAATGGCGAGACCGATCCTGCTCCGATCTTGGCTTGTACTCAATAGTCTTTCTTACCAATCGATCTGCGGTGAACGCACTGCCGGATTCTGCAGTTCGGTGTAAGGAGCCAACCCATCTCACAAGCTCTCGGAGGCCTGACTTTAATGAAATACAAAACTATTATCGGCATCGCGCTTATTGGCGGTGTCAGCACTCTCTACGGATGCCTACCTCAGAAAGCGGCTCCAAGCCGGAACTTGGTGGACATGCCCATTTTGCCGATTATCCAAGAATCGATTTCCGGCCTGCGCCCCCAGTTTGATGGTCCGAATGCAAAGCAAATGGTCGGATATATCTGTGCACTGGCGCGTGGTGAGGCAACACTGGAGCAGGTGAGCGGAAGCTTGCTCAGCACTGGGATTGATCCGTCAAAACTGCCTGCCAATAGCTCTACCTCGCTTCTGCTCACTGGAGACCGTGCCGGGCAGGCCGCAGCCTGTGCGGCATACATTGCCTTCGATGCGCAGTCACCAGTCGACTTGAGCGACGTCACGGCTATCGCTCCTGCGTCTGCGAACGACGGTAAAGTGCCCGCACCTCAAATCGACAACGCTCGTTTGGCCCAAACTCTGCGAGTCAAGTTAGCATCGGCTCACGCCACTGCGGATATTTTCGCGCTGATTGGTGCGGAGTTACGGCGTAACCCTGGTAAAAGCACTGCGCAGTATCGCGAGCAGGCCAACCAGTTGTTTGTTCGCTTGGCTCCTGTTTTCCTTGAGCGAGTCAAGCAGCAATTGCCTCCGCCGAATGTTACCTACAGTGTGGACCGCCTTGAGCCTACCGCACTGGCTTTCAGTGCCTCCAATGGAGTTCAGCTCAACGTATCTCCGGGCGTGGGTCTGACTATGCGGCAAAACGGCGTTCTCTGGTATGGAGAGGGCAAGTTGCTCGGCCGTGAGTACAACGTACCGGTGGCTTACTTCCCGCTTTCGGTGAACGCGCTGTTGACCTCTCCGGAAAAAACTTGAGTTGCTGCTGCCCCTGGATGCGGGTTTGGCTCGTAATTTCGAGTTTGAGTCGAACCGACGACAAGGGCGACACGCATCAGCGGTAGCCACTTCAGGCGCCAATTGATTCTTCGCTAGTAGCCTACCGCTATAACGGGCTCCCCACCCATCAAACAAGCGAATCGATGAATATGAAAAGCTCCCTTGCCATGCCAAGCAATCTAAAACCGTTGTCGCAAGATATTAAAGTTCCCATGCTCAATCTCAGGATGGATCAGCTATCGCAAAGCTACTTTGGTCAACTGCCAGAGATGGCGCGAGCCGGGCAGGGGAGGTTCACCACTCAGCAAACTCCTGGCTCTTCAGCGGACGTCAGTAGTGGTGGGGCGAACTTGGAGCTCGACGACGCCTCCGAATTCAGCGAATTGACTGCTATCCAGGAGTTTCTGTCCATGCCACTTCAGGCGACTGCAGAGACCGAGCCGAAGCTTATGCGGGGCCAGCCTGAATTAGCAGCGGCCATTTCACAACCAGAGTCCGCAACTCCTCCTGAAGTTAGTGAGACCGACAGGGTGCTGCAAGGTGTCCAGTCCACGCTCGACTCTCTGGCAGGCATGGCCCATGAGCTGTCGCAGCAAAAGCTCAATGCACAGAAAGCACAGGAAGCATTAGATCATCGTTGCCGGCAAGCTCAGGAAGATGAGCTGAGACTTACTGAGCAGGCCGAGCGCTTGCAGCAGTTGGAGCAGAGCTTGCTGATTGGCAGGCAATCTCTTGAGCGAGACGCCCAGGAACAGGCTGTGAGCCTCTTCGAGCGCCGCCAGGCTCTCCAGGTTCTGGAGGAAGCGGTCGACAGGCGCGAGCGTGCCCTTGCTAATCGAGTCGAACTGCTCACCAAGGAAGAGCAACGGATGGAGCAGCAGCAGGCGCATCTTCTTTTGCGTGCTGCCGAATTGGATGAACGTGAAATTGCCCTGCAACGCCTTAGCGACGACCTTGCTGCAAAATACTCTCGCCTCGTTGATGCCAAGAATCGCTTAGAAATTATTGTTAAGAGTTACAGCGAGAAAAATCTACGGCTGGTTCGTGGCGCCTTGAGTGCTATCGACAAGACCATTCCTACAGATCTTGATGAATGACGCCTACAGGCCTCCTGTCTTCATGGAGGCCTTTTTTGACTGCGACATCCTCTTTTACCTCAAAGATACACTCATAGCGCTCAGTGTTAAGCGCTAGTCTTCATTCCTCTGCTTCAATTCAAGCCCCTTTCACGCCACTGCTTAAAGACGTAAGCGTTCCAAGCCATTGCACTCTTTAGCTAGGAACAGCTGCTTGATGTGGTTGCGTCGTGCATGGACGGAGAGGGGCAGCTAGGAGCTTCGTTGGGTGCCACGCCTCCTTCGCTTCAGACATTTCCTACATTTCGGTCGGAACCTGCTTCGGTTCATTCAGATGACGCCTCCCTAACATGGCTGCAGTCCCAATCAAATAGCTGTGACCATGAAAAACACTCTCAAATCCCGTATCAAGCAAGCTGCTCAAGCCTCCAGTGTTGGGCATATGCGTTCCCGTCTATTTCTTTCGCTTATGCTGATCGGCCCGATGGGCATTGGCGCTACTAATGCATTCAGCCAAACGCACTCTTCGGTTCAGGTCGCCCCGCAAGTTTCTTACACCCAGGCCCTCGCTGACGACACCAGTGGCCGCCATGAGCAGGCACGGCAACTGTTCGATGCGCTCTCCAGCACCGAGTTGAAGACTGTCAGCGCAGTGCCATCGGCAGTGAACCTGGTCCTGTTGGAGCGTTATGCAGACGCTCGCAAGGCCTTCGGCGTGATTGCTAGCAGCGCTATTCCCCGTGATGCTGCTTACGCCCAAGTTTGGCAGCTGTGGCTAACGGCGCGTACTTGGCAGGGCGAGCCAGAGGAGCTGCGTAAGCAACTTAAAGTCCAGACCCGCAGCCTGAAAGGCAAAGATCCAGTGCACCAGGCGCTGATTGATCTGTACGCAGGTCAGGGCCGTGCCGAGGCGGTATTCACTGCCATCAACGCCATGTCTATCGCCGATGCCGATCGTCGCGATTTGCGCGCTGAGTCGGCCTTCTTCGCTGGCGGATTTGCCCAGTACGTCGTTAATGATCAAGCCGCGGCCTTGCGGTTGTATCAGCGTGAATATGCCAATGCCAATGAGTCTCTTGAGCGCCCGTTGCTTGAGCGCGCTATTGCCGAGCTCTCCCGCTGATTGCTAGTGAATCGGCCATGGTATCTCGTTTCGTTGCTCCAGGCGTTTCTGTGCAAATTGGGAAATTTCCTACATCTCATCAGGAAAGGGCTGGCAGGCTTATAAAGAGCTTTTCGCAATCATATATCTATCGGGCTTGAGAAATATTGACTCTCACTTAGTCCTGAAACTAATTCGCTCCATTGGGTGCTCCAGTAACTCTTGCGCTTAAGAGAGCTCAAGGCTGCGCTATCAGTGCTCTAAGGCTGCCCTTATCCCTTCGCTCAAAAATAACTTTGGGCAAACAAATATGCCGATCGATTGGAGAGGCAAGGATATATTTATGAACAAAGTTTACCGTCTCGTTTGGAACGCTACTCTTCAAGCTTGGGTGGCTGTGAGTGAATTTGCCAAGACTAATGGCAAGAGTGGCAAGTCGCGTATCGTGAGTGGCGGAGTTGGAGTGCTGCTGGTTGCTGCAGTCGTGGGTCCTGCTCAAGCTTACAAGGCCGGTACTGGCGCAGATGATGCAGGTGTCACCACTAACGTTGCAGTAGGTGATAATGCAAAGACCGTCGTAGGAACTATCGCACAGACACCCGTGTATGCAACAGCTGTTGGCGCAGGCGCTATCGCTGTAAAGGGGGGGACTGCACTAGGCGCCGCTGCACAGGCCAATGGTCAGAACTCTACGAGTATCGGAAACGGCTCTACAGCTGGCATGACCTATGATGTGGCTCTTGGATATCTCGCCAGTACGACATCGAGTGGGGCAGGTGGATCTTCACTTGCCATCGGTCATGCTGCAACAACTCTTGCAGATGGCGTTACCGCCATTGGTGACGGAGCAGTAGGTAGTGGCCGCCTATCTACAGCAATTGGGGTCGCAGCTGGGACTGGTGGGGTTAACTCTGTTGCCGTTGGTGGTTATGCAAGAACCTCTGACAAAGAGGCCATTGCAATCGGCTATCAATCTGGCTCGGGTGTGGCTACCACCAACGGCTCGGGCATTGCTATCGGTGCGCGTTCTGGCCAGAACGTTTCCGGCGTGGGCGATAACATTGCCATTGGTCGTGATGCTGGTAAGAACGTCAGCGTGGGCGGGTCGAACGTCGCTATCGGTACAAACGCAGGCACGGGTGCAGTTCAGGCTGACGCAACCACTGCCATTGGTAAAAACTCCCTGGCTACTAAAGACAATGCCTTGGCCATGGGTGCCGGTGCCACAGCCAATGGTACCGATGCGGTGGCTGTAGGTACCTCGACGCAGGCTTCGGTCAATAGTATTGCTATGGGTAAGGGTGCCAAGGCAACTGGTTCTCAGTCGATTAGCATCGGTACCGGCAACGTCGTTTCGGGCAATAACTCCGGCGCCATCGGTGACCCGAGTACTATCACTGGCAATGGCAGCTATGCGCTGGGCAATAACAATACCATCGCTTCTGACAACGCCTTCGTGATCGGTAACAACGTCAATCTGGCTGTCGGCACCAATGGTGCCATCGCACTGGGTAATCAATCGCGCGTTAGTACTGCAGGAGGCGTTGCGCTGGGCGAAGGCTCCAATGCCTCTCGTGCCTCTGGTGTTGCGGGTTATGCACCGACTAAGGCGCTTCCGGCCGATAAGGCCGCCATTAGTGCAACCACCGCAACTCGTGCTGCAGTCGACGTAGGCAGCCGTCAGATCACCAGTGTGGGGGCAGGTTCGGCGGATTCCGATGCGGTAAACGTAGCCCAGTTGAAGTCTGTTGAGAACCTCGCCAGCGCAGGCTGGAACGTAGCCGATAGCTCCGGCACGAAGGCCAATATTGGCCCAGCTGGCAAGGTCACCTTTGGTGGTGACAGCAACGTCAGTGTGACGGCAGGTGGCGCCCAAGATGCGGGCACTGTGAGCGTTGCGCTGAACAAAGATTTGAACTTGTCTTCCGCCGGTAGCCTGACCATCGGTAATAGCCTGCTGAATGACAACGGCCTGACTATCACTGGTGGTCCGAGCATCACCGGGACCGGTATCGATGCGGGCAGCAAGCAGATCACCAACGTGACTGCCGGCAGCGCCGACACCGATGCGGTAAACGTGAAGCAACTGAAAGACAGCACCTACGAGGGTTGGAGCGTCCAGGCCAATGGTGGCGCCGGCGACAAGATCGGCACCGGTGAGTCGGTGAACTTTGCTGATGGCAGCAATACTTCGGTTGCCTACGACGCGGCCAGCAACAAGCTGCAGGTGAACCTCAACAACGACCTGAACCTAGGTGCAGCGGGTAGCCTGACCATCGGCAATAGCCTGCTGAATGACAACGGCCTGACTATCACTGGTGGTCCGAGCATCACCGGGACCGGTATCGATGCGGGCAGCAAGCAGATCACCAACGTGACTGCCGGCAGCGCCGACACCGATGCGGTAAACGTGAAGCAACTGAAAGACAGCACCTACGAGGGTTGGAGCGTCCAGGCCAATGGTGGCGCCGGCGACAAGATCGGCACCGGTGAGTCGGTGAACTTTGCTGATGGCAGCAACACCTCGGTTGCCTATGACGCGGCCAGCAACAAGCTGCAGGTGAACCTCAATAACGACCTGAACCTGGGTGCAGCGGGCAGCCTGACCATCGGCAATAGCCTGCTGAATGACAACGGTCTGTCTATCGCTGGTGGTCCGAGCATCACCGGGGCCGGTATCGATGCAGGCAGCAAGCAGATCACCAACGTGGCTGCCGGCACCGCCGACTCCGACGCAGTGAACTACGGCCAGTTGAAGGCCAGCACCTACGAGGGTTGGAGCGTCCAGGCCAATGGTGGCGCTGGCGACAAGATCGGCACCGGTGAGTCGGTGAACTTTGCCGATGGCAGCAACACTTCTGTTGCCTATGACGCCGCCAGCAACAAGCTGCAGGTGAACCTCAATAACGATCTGAACCTGGGGGCAGCGGGCAGCCTGATCATCGGCAATAGCCTGCTGAACGACAACGGCCTGACCATCGCTGGCGGTCCGAGCATCACCGGGTCCGGTATCAATGCGGGCAGCAAACAGATCACCAACGTGGCTGCCGGCAGCGCCGACACCGATGCGGTGAACGTCAGCCAGTTGCAGGAGCTGGCCGATATCTCGGTGAAGTACGACCTCAACCAGGATGGCACTGTTAACTACAACAACATCACTCTGGGTGGCGACACTTACAACAGCGTGACCCAGACCGGCGGTACCAAGATCACCAACGTTGCTCGCGGTGTGGCTGACAGCGATGCGGTGAACATGTCGCAGCTCAACGAGACCAACACCAACGTTACCAACCTCGGTGACACGATCACTCACATCGCCGGTGACACCAGCACCAGTTATACCGATATCCATGGTGTGGGCATCCGTTACGCTCGCACCAACGAAGCCGGTCTGATGGCAAGCGACTCCTCGGCCGAAGGTCAGGGCAGCACCGCTGTGGGTTACAACGCGTTGTCCGTTGGTGAGAACAGCCTGGCGCTGGGCCGTGAGGCCATGGCCCTCAATGCAAATGATGTTGCTCTGGGCACCGGTTCGGAAACTGCAGCTGCCGTGGGCACCTCCGGTACTACGATTGCCGGTAAGGACTACAACTTCGCCGGTGCTAACCCGCTGAGCACTGTGAGTGTGGGCTCCATCGGTAACGAGCGCACCATCACCAACGTTGCGGCTGGCCGCCTGAGCGCCGATAGCACCGATGCGGTGAATGGCTCTCAGTTGTTTGCCACCAACTCGGCGATCAATGGCCTGGGCATCGACATCGATATCCTGGACAAGGGCTCGGTGAAGTACGACATCAACCAGGATGGCACCGTTAACTACAACAACATCACCCTGGGTGGTGATACCTACAACAGCGTGACCAAATCCGGCGGCACCAAGATCACCAACGTTGCTCGCGGTATAGATGACAGCGACGCCGTGAACATGTCGCAGCTCAACGAGACCAACACCAACGTTACCAACCTCGGTGACACGATCAATTACATCGCCGGTGACACCAGCACCAGTTACACCGACATTCATGGAGTGGGCATCCGCTATGCTCGCACCAATGAAGCTGGCTTGGTTGCAAGTGACTCTT harbors:
- a CDS encoding EAL domain-containing protein, whose amino-acid sequence is MSALLHRLGYGHVLEATSAARALETLRKCGGVQLLLWDLRTCPTVCLDFLLVAAREHLTHALVLIGEPAQGTWPALNRLLRLHGLQVLRLEGEGVVPEGLSALLQTLELSDPNTLELPILREIPADADVVTALWRGEILPAFQPKVSVSTGQICGFEVLARWQRPDGDLLAPDQFLPALRDAELLDALLFTLMSQAFSKLSTLGRTDIKLAFNLEPSQIALPGLASRVEQRMRRQGIDPRRVTFELTEVGLLEAPIVSLDNLLRLRMLGCGLAIDDFGRGQSTLQRLIELPFTELKLDACFVQGLDCDSRRGAILSSAVALGRALELPVVAEGVETERQLHHLQDLGCEYAQGYYFSKPVMGEALNRLLHTKAAGNVVSRRFR
- a CDS encoding YadA-like family protein — encoded protein: MNKVYRLVWNATLQAWVAVSEFAKTNGKSGKSRIVSGGVGVLLVAAVVGPAQAYKAGTGADDAGVTTNVAVGDNAKTVVGTIAQTPVYATAVGAGAIAVKGGTALGAAAQANGQNSTSIGNGSTAGMTYDVALGYLASTTSSGAGGSSLAIGHAATTLADGVTAIGDGAVGSGRLSTAIGVAAGTGGVNSVAVGGYARTSDKEAIAIGYQSGSGVATTNGSGIAIGARSGQNVSGVGDNIAIGRDAGKNVSVGGSNVAIGTNAGTGAVQADATTAIGKNSLATKDNALAMGAGATANGTDAVAVGTSTQASVNSIAMGKGAKATGSQSISIGTGNVVSGNNSGAIGDPSTITGNGSYALGNNNTIASDNAFVIGNNVNLAVGTNGAIALGNQSRVSTAGGVALGEGSNASRASGVAGYAPTKALPADKAAISATTATRAAVDVGSRQITSVGAGSADSDAVNVAQLKSVENLASAGWNVADSSGTKANIGPAGKVTFGGDSNVSVTAGGAQDAGTVSVALNKDLNLSSAGSLTIGNSLLNDNGLTITGGPSITGTGIDAGSKQITNVTAGSADTDAVNVKQLKDSTYEGWSVQANGGAGDKIGTGESVNFADGSNTSVAYDAASNKLQVNLNNDLNLGAAGSLTIGNSLLNDNGLTITGGPSITGTGIDAGSKQITNVTAGSADTDAVNVKQLKDSTYEGWSVQANGGAGDKIGTGESVNFADGSNTSVAYDAASNKLQVNLNNDLNLGAAGSLTIGNSLLNDNGLSIAGGPSITGAGIDAGSKQITNVAAGTADSDAVNYGQLKASTYEGWSVQANGGAGDKIGTGESVNFADGSNTSVAYDAASNKLQVNLNNDLNLGAAGSLIIGNSLLNDNGLTIAGGPSITGSGINAGSKQITNVAAGSADTDAVNVSQLQELADISVKYDLNQDGTVNYNNITLGGDTYNSVTQTGGTKITNVARGVADSDAVNMSQLNETNTNVTNLGDTITHIAGDTSTSYTDIHGVGIRYARTNEAGLMASDSSAEGQGSTAVGYNALSVGENSLALGREAMALNANDVALGTGSETAAAVGTSGTTIAGKDYNFAGANPLSTVSVGSIGNERTITNVAAGRLSADSTDAVNGSQLFATNSAINGLGIDIDILDKGSVKYDINQDGTVNYNNITLGGDTYNSVTKSGGTKITNVARGIDDSDAVNMSQLNETNTNVTNLGDTINYIAGDTSTSYTDIHGVGIRYARTNEAGLVASDSSAEGQGSTAVGYNALSVGESSLALGREAKANNANDVALGAGSETAAAVSTSGTTIAGKDYNFAGANPLSTVSVGSVGNERTITNVAAGRLSADSTDAVNGSQLFATNSAINDLNTSVGDLDQSSVKYDRNPDGTINYNNITLGGDTYNSVTKTGGTKITNVARGEADSDAVNMSQLNETNEKVTYIDNRVTTIEGTITSINNGGGIKYFHANSTKADSVASGENSVAVGPDAKASGKGSVAMGDGAAASADGSVALGQGSSDNGRGAESYTGKYSNATNNSVGTISVGNAATGETRTISNVADGKEATDAVNLRQLDGAVAESKNYTDNTVKQINETVTNVDNRVTKVEGDVTNLKNGTDGMFQTNNTSNLPKPKPTGKDSTAGGAGAVASGDNSTALGSNAKATASNSVALGNNSVADRANSVSMGSVGAERQVTNVADGSADTDAVNLRQLNKATGDLSNSINNVYSDLKRDLNKQDDILSAGIAGAMAAAALPQPYSPGASMASVGAGNYRGQQALAVGVSRISDNGKWVTKLAGSTDSQGEFGVSVGVGYQW